One window of the Oscillatoria salina IIICB1 genome contains the following:
- a CDS encoding PNPOx family protein yields the protein MKRYSQLNELLAHIWEQVELGATQADHPYHVSSFATVGSKEVNLRTVILRFAERESRSLLFHSDRRAGKIEDLGDRSRIGWLFWDRSSKQQVRFWGEAKLHFDDELANWVWENSNPQSLKIYLKPVAPNTVVEKPSSGLIKKVETANLTNLEQVAAGRKNFAVIQTVIDKIDFLHLHSEGNYRACFQWKKSEFQGSWLIP from the coding sequence ATGAAACGCTATTCGCAATTAAATGAACTACTTGCTCATATTTGGGAACAAGTAGAATTAGGTGCAACTCAAGCCGATCATCCTTATCATGTGTCTAGTTTTGCTACAGTAGGAAGTAAGGAAGTTAACTTACGAACGGTAATTTTACGATTTGCTGAACGAGAATCTCGTAGTTTATTGTTTCATTCCGATCGCCGCGCTGGTAAAATAGAAGATCTTGGCGATCGTTCTCGGATAGGTTGGTTATTTTGGGATCGAAGTAGTAAACAACAAGTGCGTTTTTGGGGTGAAGCTAAACTGCATTTTGATGATGAATTAGCTAACTGGGTTTGGGAAAATAGTAATCCTCAAAGTTTGAAAATTTATCTGAAGCCAGTTGCACCAAATACTGTAGTAGAAAAACCTAGTTCGGGATTAATCAAGAAAGTTGAAACAGCAAATTTAACCAATCTCGAACAAGTGGCGGCGGGAAGAAAAAATTTTGCGGTTATTCAAACTGTAATTGATAAAATTGATTTTCTCCATCTTCATTCAGAAGGTAATTATCGCGCTTGCTTTCAGTGGAAGAAGTCAGAATTTCAAGGTAGTTGGTTGATTCCTTAA
- the murJ gene encoding murein biosynthesis integral membrane protein MurJ encodes MAVNKKPTRSLASIASIVAAATLISKVFGLFREQAIAAAFGVGPVVNAYAFAYVIPGFLLVLLGGINGPFHSALVSVLARRNQSETAPIVETVTTIVGGTLLLVAIALYVFAPTCIDLVAPGLSATAEGLEVRNLAILQLQIMAPLAVLAGLIGIGFGTLNASDRYWLPSLSPVFSSLAILLGIGWLVFFLGVDINAPQYLKFGAILLAGATLAGGVWQWFAQLIAQWRSGLGTLRLRFNLGNSGVKEVMKVMIPATFSSGMLHVNVYTDLFFASYIENAAAALRYANFIVLTPLGIISNMILVPMLPIFSRLAAPENWQQLKIRIRQGLLLTALTMLPLTALFVALGFPIVRVVYQRFAFGEEASAIVAPVLIVYGLGMFFYLGRDVLVRVFYALGDGKTPFQISMANILLNAVLDYFLVQAFATPGLVLATIGVNVTSIIVMLAILHRRLNGLPLLEWSLILLALTGGSLVAGLASFSASWSFASAFGTDTFLLQLLQLGIGTIVGLGIFILFVTQLRLPEVDILVARVKQKFGK; translated from the coding sequence GTGGCTGTAAACAAGAAACCAACTCGTTCTCTAGCTAGCATTGCCTCGATTGTGGCAGCAGCGACGCTAATTAGTAAAGTATTTGGCTTATTTCGCGAACAAGCGATCGCGGCGGCTTTTGGTGTCGGTCCGGTGGTTAATGCTTATGCTTTTGCTTACGTGATCCCCGGCTTTTTACTGGTTTTGTTGGGCGGGATTAACGGTCCGTTTCATAGTGCTTTAGTCAGCGTCTTAGCTAGACGCAACCAATCAGAAACAGCACCAATTGTCGAGACAGTAACGACAATAGTCGGTGGAACTTTGTTGTTAGTGGCGATCGCGCTGTATGTTTTTGCCCCGACTTGTATCGATCTTGTCGCCCCTGGTTTAAGCGCTACGGCTGAGGGCTTAGAAGTAAGGAATCTTGCTATCCTGCAATTACAAATTATGGCTCCTTTAGCAGTTTTAGCAGGATTAATTGGCATTGGTTTCGGCACTCTCAACGCCTCAGATCGATATTGGCTACCTAGTCTCAGCCCCGTATTTTCCAGTTTGGCAATTTTGCTTGGGATTGGTTGGTTAGTCTTTTTCCTCGGTGTAGATATTAACGCTCCTCAGTATCTTAAATTTGGGGCAATTTTACTCGCCGGAGCAACTTTAGCTGGCGGAGTTTGGCAATGGTTTGCTCAATTAATCGCCCAATGGCGATCGGGTTTGGGGACATTACGCTTGCGCTTTAACTTGGGTAATTCTGGAGTCAAAGAGGTGATGAAAGTGATGATTCCCGCCACTTTTTCCTCCGGAATGCTTCACGTTAATGTTTATACGGACTTATTTTTCGCTTCCTACATCGAAAATGCGGCGGCAGCGCTACGCTATGCCAACTTTATCGTCCTCACACCCCTAGGCATTATTTCTAACATGATTTTAGTGCCGATGCTGCCGATTTTTTCTCGACTTGCCGCCCCGGAAAATTGGCAGCAACTCAAAATCCGCATTCGTCAAGGTTTATTGCTGACTGCCTTGACAATGTTACCTTTAACTGCTTTATTTGTTGCCCTCGGATTTCCCATTGTGCGAGTAGTTTACCAAAGATTTGCCTTTGGCGAGGAGGCATCGGCGATCGTCGCACCCGTATTAATTGTTTATGGTTTAGGGATGTTCTTTTATCTGGGTAGAGATGTTTTGGTGAGAGTCTTTTATGCTTTAGGAGATGGCAAAACTCCTTTTCAAATCAGTATGGCAAATATTTTGCTTAATGCTGTTTTAGATTATTTTTTAGTTCAAGCTTTTGCTACACCTGGTTTAGTGCTAGCAACTATTGGGGTAAATGTTACTTCAATTATTGTGATGTTAGCAATTTTACACCGTCGCTTAAATGGTTTACCTTTACTAGAGTGGAGTTTGATTTTATTAGCTTTAACTGGAGGTAGTTTAGTTGCTGGCTTAGCGAGTTTTAGTGCTAGTTGGAGTTTTGCTTCTGCTTTTGGTACGGATACTTTTCTGCTGCAATTGTTACAATTGGGAATTGGTACGATTGTCGGTTTAGGAATTTTTATCTTGTTTGTGACGCAGTTAAGATTACCCGAAGTAGACATTTTAGTTGCTAGGGTAAAACAAAAATTTGGCAAATAA
- a CDS encoding DUF3891 family protein, translating to MLHSRQPDGLICITQNHHAWISGQLARVWGNETFGEFAPATEVCLAAEQHDIGWLHWEQNPTLNPQTGYPYRFSQLPTSVHLEIWTSAKHLAAQFGRYVALLVSLHGTRLYDRYRSWENSPQASRLVEGFLQQESIFQAKILASLTNDEFYAKDSKPERIKRNQKLIGVWDGLSIMFCEGFVGEQEISGVPTSRGETSLKLTRTEDKPKQIKISPWCFQQSEIDLVIEGKLLQEKFTDETAMREALRSARSVTRQLTLKPN from the coding sequence ATGTTGCATTCGCGCCAACCAGACGGTTTGATTTGCATTACCCAAAACCATCACGCTTGGATTTCTGGTCAGTTAGCGCGAGTTTGGGGAAATGAAACGTTTGGCGAGTTTGCCCCTGCTACAGAGGTTTGTTTAGCTGCCGAACAACATGATATTGGTTGGTTACATTGGGAACAAAATCCGACTTTGAACCCGCAAACAGGTTATCCTTATCGCTTTTCACAACTTCCTACTTCCGTACATTTGGAAATTTGGACGAGTGCAAAACACCTCGCAGCACAATTTGGGAGATACGTCGCATTACTGGTTTCACTTCATGGTACGCGACTTTACGATCGCTATCGCAGTTGGGAAAATTCTCCTCAAGCTTCTCGTCTCGTGGAAGGTTTTTTGCAGCAAGAATCTATTTTTCAAGCAAAAATCTTGGCGAGCTTGACAAATGATGAGTTTTATGCTAAGGATTCAAAACCAGAAAGGATTAAGCGCAACCAAAAATTAATTGGGGTATGGGATGGACTCTCAATTATGTTTTGCGAAGGATTTGTCGGCGAGCAAGAAATTAGTGGAGTTCCGACTTCTAGAGGCGAAACTAGCTTAAAATTAACAAGGACAGAAGATAAGCCCAAGCAAATAAAAATCTCGCCTTGGTGTTTTCAGCAAAGCGAGATTGACTTGGTCATAGAAGGAAAACTACTGCAAGAAAAGTTTACTGACGAGACAGCAATGCGAGAAGCTTTGAGGAGTGCGAGATCGGTTACTCGTCAGCTTACTTTGAAACCAAATTAA
- a CDS encoding TRADD-N-associated membrane domain-containing protein, with the protein MEPVSLTTLVGASLIFMVIILAFTAGLAGLLSIYEQKKLIKEKKEIKEEIGDYLGLLNSDTADILALMRRNVNELKEAYVISKQQVRNIFSTGLFVCCLGFIIFATGIIVSYSQGSSKTLIYSTVSGAIVEVVAGILFVVYGKSLEQLNSFHKSLQENHKLLTSLHVVDRVSDANKDAVYAYIVQNALGKNISADYSLITSSIKSNLDFNAPATRDRYSY; encoded by the coding sequence ATGGAACCTGTTTCTTTGACGACGCTGGTAGGTGCAAGTCTAATTTTTATGGTAATTATCTTGGCTTTTACGGCTGGACTTGCTGGTTTGTTGAGTATTTATGAGCAGAAGAAGTTAATCAAAGAGAAAAAGGAAATTAAGGAGGAAATTGGCGATTATTTAGGTCTTCTGAATAGCGATACTGCCGATATTTTGGCTTTGATGCGTCGCAATGTTAATGAGTTGAAGGAAGCTTATGTGATTAGCAAGCAACAAGTGAGAAATATCTTTTCTACTGGTTTATTTGTTTGCTGTCTTGGTTTTATTATTTTTGCTACGGGAATTATTGTTTCTTATTCTCAAGGTAGCTCTAAAACTTTGATTTATTCTACGGTTTCTGGCGCGATTGTGGAAGTGGTTGCAGGTATTTTGTTTGTGGTTTACGGTAAATCTTTAGAACAGCTTAATAGTTTCCACAAAAGTTTACAGGAAAATCATAAGCTACTTACATCTTTGCACGTTGTCGATCGCGTTTCTGATGCTAATAAAGATGCTGTTTATGCTTATATCGTCCAAAATGCCCTGGGAAAAAATATTTCTGCCGATTATAGTCTCATTACTAGTTCGATAAAATCTAATCTTGATTTTAATGCTCCAGCGACGCGCGATCGCTATTCTTATTGA
- the sfsA gene encoding DNA/RNA nuclease SfsA: MTSQLIYQYPPLMSGILLKRYQRFFADIELTSGEIITAHCPNTGPMTDVCIPGSLVQVSKSDNPKRKLAYTWEMIKLERTWVGVNTNLPNRVVKLALERQLFPELADSYTQILPEVIYGKNKKSRVDFFLPSSQKNIYLEVKNVTWAQGKLALFPDTVTTRGQKHLQELVELLPEFRSVMLYFINRSDCTSFAPGEIADPVYGELLRQAIARGLEVLPLRFEVTPKAISYLGKADLLLQQPDPQPKKIKQERELS, from the coding sequence ATGACTTCTCAGCTAATTTATCAATATCCCCCTCTAATGAGTGGAATTTTGCTCAAACGTTATCAGCGCTTTTTCGCCGATATCGAACTAACTTCCGGAGAAATTATTACTGCTCATTGTCCAAATACAGGTCCAATGACTGATGTGTGTATTCCTGGGAGTTTAGTACAGGTATCAAAAAGCGATAATCCTAAACGTAAGTTAGCTTATACCTGGGAAATGATTAAACTGGAGCGAACTTGGGTAGGAGTTAATACAAATTTGCCGAATCGAGTTGTGAAACTGGCTTTAGAAAGGCAATTATTTCCTGAATTAGCTGACAGTTATACTCAAATACTTCCCGAAGTTATTTATGGAAAAAACAAAAAAAGTCGTGTCGATTTCTTTCTTCCTAGCAGTCAAAAAAATATTTATTTAGAAGTAAAAAATGTCACTTGGGCGCAAGGCAAACTAGCTTTATTTCCCGATACAGTAACGACGAGAGGACAAAAACATTTGCAAGAGTTAGTCGAATTACTACCCGAATTTCGTTCAGTAATGCTTTATTTTATCAATCGCAGCGATTGTACCAGCTTTGCTCCGGGAGAAATTGCCGATCCTGTTTACGGAGAATTATTGCGTCAGGCGATCGCGCGAGGGTTAGAAGTTTTACCTCTACGCTTTGAAGTTACGCCCAAAGCAATCTCCTATTTAGGAAAAGCAGATTTGTTGCTCCAACAACCCGATCCCCAACCAAAGAAAATTAAACAGGAGAGAGAATTAAGTTAG
- a CDS encoding Mut7-C ubiquitin/RNAse domain-containing protein: MGTAEFQFFAELNYFLAPSQKGVKFSHYFKERGSIKDTIESLGVPHPEVDSIVVNGESVDFSYLIADGDRIQVYPISTQNNSTVSLRPPLAEHPTFVLDVHLGKLCSSLRMLGFDTLYRNDYDDEELATISADKNRILLTRDKGLLMRSIVTYGYYVRSTKPEQQLTEVMQRFDLFQLVKPFQRCIRCNGQLQAVEKQAISAEIPPTVRLEIEEFHRCQDCHQIYWKGSHYEKMQKFINQVLDSKPSL; encoded by the coding sequence ATGGGTACAGCCGAGTTTCAATTCTTCGCCGAACTCAACTACTTTTTAGCGCCGTCGCAAAAAGGTGTCAAGTTTTCCCATTATTTCAAAGAAAGGGGTTCAATTAAAGATACCATCGAGAGTCTTGGCGTTCCCCATCCCGAAGTTGACTCCATCGTCGTCAATGGTGAGTCAGTAGATTTTTCCTACTTGATTGCGGATGGCGATCGCATCCAAGTTTATCCTATTTCGACTCAAAATAATTCAACCGTCTCTCTTCGACCTCCTTTAGCCGAACACCCTACTTTTGTCTTAGACGTTCATCTTGGTAAACTATGTTCATCCTTACGGATGTTAGGCTTCGATACTCTCTACCGCAACGACTACGACGATGAAGAATTAGCCACAATTTCTGCTGACAAAAATCGCATTCTTCTCACTCGCGATAAAGGTTTATTAATGCGGAGTATCGTCACCTATGGTTATTACGTTCGTTCAACTAAACCCGAACAACAATTAACTGAAGTAATGCAACGTTTCGACTTGTTTCAATTAGTCAAACCATTTCAACGTTGCATTCGCTGCAATGGTCAATTACAAGCAGTGGAAAAACAAGCAATTAGCGCAGAAATCCCACCGACAGTTAGATTGGAAATCGAAGAATTCCATCGCTGTCAAGACTGCCACCAGATTTATTGGAAAGGTTCTCATTACGAGAAAATGCAAAAATTTATCAACCAAGTTTTGGACTCAAAACCTAGTTTATAG
- a CDS encoding YheT family hydrolase, translating into MIYPEYEPPKSLKNGLLMTIYTSKYASRNWEKKIKLPEPDYSEHIFIGAENVPIYGIVAIPKKPRGTIIGTYGITGNLDNQWFLRIWGRKAYANNYAVVLFDWRAHGKTAELSPTLTSDGIYEGEDFVRIAAAAKAIGCPAPFWFTGYSLGGQLALWGVKAAANLASWGKDLNLVESEIQGGAVICPSLDSNRSLTYLENHQWGKYLEKSIARNLRKIAWQFAQNYPDKIDLTAIKRVNSIRGFDRELAIKPLGFASTENYYHASSPMQILPQFTKQTLIIYAADDPLFDPTIIPELEKICTRNSALDLILTARGGHVGYISSKACQHSTKDPDCWWAWNRVLQWCEKMSKQAIAV; encoded by the coding sequence ATGATTTATCCGGAATACGAACCACCCAAAAGTTTAAAAAATGGTTTACTGATGACCATTTATACCTCTAAATACGCTTCCCGTAACTGGGAAAAGAAGATTAAGCTTCCCGAACCAGATTATAGCGAACATATATTTATCGGTGCAGAAAATGTCCCGATTTACGGTATTGTTGCTATTCCCAAAAAGCCTCGCGGGACAATTATTGGTACTTATGGAATTACGGGAAATCTCGATAATCAATGGTTTCTGAGAATTTGGGGACGGAAAGCTTATGCTAATAATTATGCCGTGGTTTTGTTCGATTGGCGAGCGCATGGTAAAACTGCTGAGTTATCGCCAACACTTACTTCTGATGGTATCTATGAAGGAGAAGATTTTGTTCGCATTGCCGCAGCAGCAAAAGCAATAGGTTGTCCTGCACCTTTTTGGTTTACTGGTTATTCTTTAGGTGGACAATTAGCACTGTGGGGTGTAAAAGCCGCAGCGAATCTTGCTAGTTGGGGAAAGGATTTAAATTTAGTTGAGTCGGAGATTCAAGGTGGTGCGGTAATTTGTCCTAGTCTCGATTCTAATCGTTCTTTAACTTATTTGGAAAATCATCAGTGGGGTAAGTATTTAGAAAAGTCAATTGCACGCAATCTCCGCAAAATTGCTTGGCAATTTGCTCAAAATTATCCCGATAAAATAGATTTGACTGCGATAAAACGGGTTAATAGTATTCGTGGTTTCGATCGCGAGTTGGCGATTAAACCACTCGGTTTTGCTTCTACTGAAAATTATTACCATGCTAGTAGCCCGATGCAAATTTTACCTCAATTTACTAAGCAAACTTTAATTATTTATGCTGCTGACGATCCTTTATTCGATCCGACAATTATACCTGAATTAGAGAAGATTTGTACTCGAAATTCAGCTTTAGATTTGATTTTAACTGCTCGTGGGGGTCACGTAGGTTATATTAGTAGCAAAGCTTGTCAACATAGTACAAAAGATCCTGATTGTTGGTGGGCTTGGAATCGGGTTTTACAGTGGTGTGAGAAAATGTCGAAGCAGGCGATCGCTGTTTAA
- a CDS encoding DUF1795 domain-containing protein, translated as MTQKINNLLIYLLLLLTGIAGCNSVVPQAQETKAQIEIPQASWHEISGNGVVLELPQDYFGGNPRTEIDEITSQLKTIAPIYEEKITEIKQNSHAIALLAFDRTSGKAQIPTNVNITTDRSAPEETIEDYLDRLTTQLSSLYRIQDQKLLSLEDYQAGRIVAEAEINQTRIKQLFYTIKNDDTFWIVTYTTTAEQFERRLPDFEKSMRTLKITS; from the coding sequence ATGACACAAAAAATTAACAACCTACTTATTTATCTACTATTGCTACTGACAGGGATAGCAGGGTGCAATTCCGTTGTCCCTCAAGCCCAAGAAACTAAAGCCCAGATAGAAATTCCTCAAGCAAGTTGGCACGAAATCTCCGGTAACGGAGTTGTTTTAGAATTACCTCAAGATTATTTTGGTGGGAATCCTCGCACAGAAATCGACGAAATTACTAGCCAACTGAAAACGATCGCTCCCATTTACGAAGAAAAAATTACCGAAATCAAACAAAACTCTCACGCGATCGCGCTTTTAGCTTTCGATCGTACCAGTGGAAAAGCCCAAATCCCCACAAATGTCAATATCACTACAGATCGCTCTGCTCCAGAGGAGACAATAGAAGATTATTTGGATCGGCTAACTACTCAACTATCCTCGCTGTATCGTATTCAGGATCAAAAGTTGCTCTCTCTAGAAGATTATCAAGCCGGACGTATTGTCGCGGAAGCGGAAATCAATCAAACTAGGATCAAACAACTTTTCTATACTATTAAAAATGACGATACTTTTTGGATCGTTACCTATACGACCACAGCAGAGCAATTTGAGCGACGCTTGCCAGATTTCGAGAAAAGCATGAGGACTTTGAAAATTACCTCTTGA
- a CDS encoding CASTOR/POLLUX-related putative ion channel encodes MDSQDNLSLKKRLRYQFDNFMSQGGFAVFLALLSAFFAAFVLMTLVRYMVELIFPNEGSPDILWEVFVQLIGLRDVGDDANFAAKIVGVFAIFIGLIFFSSLVAFVTQTFEEQLLMLRKGKSIVVEKDHTLILGFTDRISDIIEELIVANESEEDAVIVILAEEDKEVMDDFFRNNIADFKTTRLVTRNGSVTNLKNLKKVGVNDAKSVIILNEAKGADLEDFKSLSDSRVVKAILAVVAANEEVKLPSIVVEIHSEQYRRLAETIAPGVVTTLNEADILARILVQTSRNVGLATVYLNLVGFEGNEFYFYRPTLGWKNISFSKLQFHLPGTIPLGVRQIDGSLMLNPPKDYVLANNDEAIVLAEDDSAIEFYPEPTVQPREIGYQDELKVAERKMEKYLLIGWNNKTAIALGEYAKYVIPGSQVNLVVRDLTDEIKAKFDQIAKAYPDVNLQVKEVNVDSIEQLKTLCPYEFDSIAILAGSGKKAEEIDAKTLTILLELRQIFREYTAQTANKVMTDLIAEIINTEDTDLVVKAGVKDFLLSNQFVSKILAQVSQEPDVMSIYLDLFSADGSELYIKPISLYFPEEVVRQVTFADCVLAAQSRDEICLGVRINSEIGIREKNYGINLLPKLDRRLFLSLDDALITLAEDEG; translated from the coding sequence ATGGATTCCCAAGACAACTTATCCTTGAAAAAGCGCCTCCGCTACCAATTTGATAATTTTATGTCCCAAGGAGGCTTTGCTGTTTTCTTAGCATTATTATCAGCATTTTTCGCCGCTTTTGTCCTCATGACTTTAGTTCGCTATATGGTCGAACTAATATTCCCCAATGAAGGTTCTCCCGATATTCTTTGGGAAGTATTTGTGCAACTTATTGGCTTAAGAGATGTAGGAGATGACGCTAATTTTGCAGCTAAAATTGTCGGAGTATTCGCCATTTTTATTGGTTTAATTTTCTTTTCCAGCCTGGTTGCTTTTGTCACCCAAACTTTTGAAGAACAACTATTAATGTTGCGTAAAGGCAAGAGTATTGTTGTCGAAAAAGACCATACTTTAATCCTTGGGTTTACTGACAGAATTAGCGATATTATCGAAGAGTTAATAGTTGCTAATGAATCAGAAGAAGATGCGGTAATTGTTATCCTAGCTGAAGAAGATAAAGAAGTAATGGATGATTTTTTTCGGAACAATATAGCTGACTTTAAAACAACTCGTTTAGTTACTCGTAATGGTTCAGTTACTAACTTAAAAAATCTCAAAAAAGTAGGAGTAAATGATGCCAAATCAGTAATCATTTTGAATGAAGCTAAAGGTGCAGATTTGGAAGATTTTAAAAGTTTATCGGATTCGAGAGTAGTTAAAGCAATCTTAGCAGTCGTCGCCGCTAATGAAGAAGTAAAATTGCCATCAATTGTTGTAGAAATACATTCAGAACAATATCGCCGTCTCGCCGAAACGATAGCTCCCGGAGTGGTCACTACTCTTAATGAAGCTGATATTTTAGCTCGTATTTTAGTCCAAACTTCACGCAATGTCGGATTAGCAACAGTTTATTTAAACTTAGTAGGTTTTGAAGGAAACGAGTTTTATTTTTATCGTCCAACCTTGGGTTGGAAAAATATATCTTTTAGTAAATTACAGTTTCATTTACCAGGTACTATACCATTGGGAGTACGTCAAATAGATGGAAGTTTAATGCTAAACCCCCCCAAAGATTATGTCTTAGCTAATAATGACGAAGCGATTGTTTTAGCAGAAGATGACTCCGCAATTGAATTTTATCCCGAACCTACAGTACAACCAAGAGAAATTGGTTATCAAGATGAGTTAAAAGTTGCCGAGAGAAAGATGGAAAAGTATCTTTTAATTGGTTGGAATAACAAAACTGCAATTGCTTTAGGAGAATATGCTAAGTATGTAATTCCAGGTTCTCAAGTTAATCTGGTAGTCAGAGATTTAACTGACGAAATCAAAGCTAAATTTGACCAAATTGCTAAAGCTTATCCGGATGTTAATTTACAGGTAAAAGAAGTAAATGTTGATTCTATTGAACAATTAAAAACTCTCTGTCCCTATGAGTTTGATAGTATCGCAATTTTGGCGGGAAGCGGTAAAAAAGCCGAAGAAATAGATGCCAAAACTCTAACAATTTTGTTAGAATTACGGCAAATCTTCCGAGAATATACAGCTCAAACTGCCAACAAAGTAATGACGGACTTGATTGCCGAAATTATTAATACCGAAGATACTGACTTGGTTGTGAAGGCAGGTGTTAAAGATTTTCTGTTGTCGAATCAGTTTGTTTCTAAAATTTTAGCTCAGGTTTCACAAGAACCTGATGTTATGTCAATCTATCTCGATTTATTTTCGGCGGATGGAAGCGAACTTTATATTAAGCCAATTTCTCTGTATTTTCCAGAAGAAGTGGTCAGACAAGTGACTTTTGCTGATTGCGTACTTGCGGCTCAATCGCGAGATGAAATTTGTCTTGGTGTGAGAATTAATTCAGAAATTGGGATTAGAGAAAAAAATTACGGGATTAATTTATTACCGAAGTTAGACCGACGTTTGTTTCTTTCTCTCGATGATGCTTTGATTACTTTAGCTGAGGATGAAGGTTAG
- a CDS encoding four-carbon acid sugar kinase family protein produces MSNQTKIIVLDDDPTGSQTVHSCLLLMRWDVETLRLGLADDSPIFFILTNTRALTPEQAADVTREVCHNLKLALEAEGIEEFLIVSRSDSTLRGHYPIETDIIAEELGEFDAHFLTPAFFEGGRITRDNIHYLLINGIETPVHETEFARDSVFGYKNSYLPAYVEEKTKGRVPTEKVQQFLLGDIRKGSRERLMSLRGNQCCAVDATNQGDFDIFAADVLAATAAGKRFLFRSAASLLTSLANLDKQPVAATDMSQYKRTAKPGVVLVGSHVKKTTQQLKQLLEESDVEGIEVKVIRLRNLSSERAKILAETLEKVKVSFDEGKTPVVYTSRQEITFINAQERLEFGAKVSALLMDVVKGLPEEISFLISKGGITSNDVLSKGLNLRLARLLGQILPGCSLVRTPAEHPQFPNLPVVLFPGNVGNTEGLVTVYQRLNNSN; encoded by the coding sequence ATGTCAAATCAAACAAAAATAATCGTATTAGATGACGATCCAACAGGTTCTCAAACCGTACATAGCTGCTTATTACTGATGCGTTGGGACGTAGAAACATTGCGTCTGGGGCTAGCAGACGACTCACCGATATTCTTCATTCTCACGAATACCAGAGCGCTGACACCAGAGCAAGCAGCAGACGTTACCAGAGAAGTATGCCACAACTTGAAACTTGCCCTCGAAGCAGAAGGAATCGAAGAATTTCTCATTGTCAGCCGTTCCGATTCTACCTTACGAGGACATTATCCAATTGAAACTGACATAATCGCCGAAGAACTAGGCGAATTTGACGCTCATTTTCTAACTCCTGCCTTTTTTGAAGGAGGACGAATAACTCGCGACAACATTCATTACCTCTTAATTAATGGTATCGAGACACCAGTACACGAAACCGAATTTGCTCGCGACTCGGTTTTTGGCTACAAAAATAGTTACCTTCCAGCCTATGTAGAAGAAAAGACCAAAGGAAGAGTACCAACCGAAAAAGTACAACAATTTTTATTAGGAGACATTCGCAAAGGTAGCCGAGAGCGATTAATGAGTTTAAGGGGGAATCAATGCTGCGCTGTCGATGCTACAAATCAAGGAGATTTCGATATTTTTGCAGCCGACGTTCTCGCAGCCACAGCCGCAGGAAAACGCTTTTTATTTCGCAGTGCTGCCAGTTTGTTAACTTCTTTAGCCAACTTAGACAAACAACCTGTTGCTGCTACAGATATGTCCCAGTATAAAAGAACTGCAAAACCGGGAGTTGTTTTAGTGGGTTCTCACGTGAAGAAGACTACACAACAACTAAAACAATTGCTCGAAGAATCAGATGTAGAAGGAATTGAAGTTAAAGTAATTCGTTTGCGAAATTTGTCATCCGAGCGAGCTAAAATCTTGGCAGAAACTCTAGAAAAGGTCAAAGTAAGTTTTGACGAAGGAAAAACTCCAGTAGTTTACACCAGTCGTCAAGAAATCACCTTTATTAACGCCCAAGAACGTTTAGAATTTGGGGCAAAAGTTTCTGCATTATTAATGGATGTCGTCAAAGGATTACCTGAAGAAATTAGCTTTTTAATTAGTAAAGGTGGAATTACTTCCAACGACGTTTTGAGTAAAGGTTTAAACTTGAGATTGGCAAGACTTCTTGGTCAAATTTTACCGGGATGT